The following proteins come from a genomic window of Ornithinimicrobium cryptoxanthini:
- a CDS encoding DEAD/DEAH box helicase produces MAKAIGRASAPSHKKKPRHTAAQKKSAAKARELSDRSSRRDDRKSYAEKPAREDRPRREWNRDDRPARDDRGPRRDFDNRGPRRDFDNRGPRREWNRDDRPARDDRGPRREWNRDERPARDDRGPRRDFDNRGPRRDFDNRGPRREWNRDDRPARDDRGPRREWNRDERPTRDDRGPRRDFDNRGPRREWNRDDRPTRDFDRSAPRRHWDQDDRPRRRDDATQARNNHDWERRERRDNRHFSEDRERTPYSPSVAPAPKAAVVHEGPNEFGALGLNPQLVDKLTDLGLVKPFPIQAATIPDAMAGRDLLGRGQTGSGKTLAFGLPTLHRLAEGERAKPHKPHALIVTPTRELAMQILDALRPLLSTMRLRHQLVAGGMSYTPQLRSLEQGVDLLVATPGRLADLLERGAADLSEVKITVLDEADHMAEMGFVEAISEILDLTPNDGQRLLFSATLDHGVDKIAKKYLHDPVTHETDSATASVSTMEHHVFVIDPQHKKPVTATIANRPGRTVVFVRTKLGADRVALQLRESGVFAAALHGGLNQAQRTRVLEAFKSGELPVLVATDVAARGIHVDDVSLVLQADPPADHKDYLHRSGRTARAGEAGRVVTLALPHQRKQVQRLLDAAGVDASPTKVTPRDSEVLETAGGREPSFEAIPQSQLDNLLRPRRPQGRGNYRGRPQRRNGGFDRERGARVGGGYRGNRGDR; encoded by the coding sequence ATGGCCAAGGCCATCGGGCGCGCCTCCGCGCCCTCCCACAAGAAGAAGCCGCGTCACACTGCGGCCCAAAAGAAGTCAGCCGCCAAGGCGCGCGAGCTGTCTGACCGTTCGTCGCGTCGCGACGACCGCAAGTCGTATGCCGAGAAGCCGGCTCGTGAGGACCGCCCGCGTCGTGAGTGGAACCGTGACGACCGTCCGGCCCGTGATGACCGCGGCCCGCGCCGCGACTTTGACAACCGTGGCCCGCGTCGTGACTTTGACAACCGTGGCCCGCGTCGTGAGTGGAACCGCGATGACCGCCCGGCTCGTGATGACCGCGGCCCGCGCCGCGAGTGGAACCGTGACGAGCGTCCGGCTCGTGATGACCGTGGTCCCCGTCGTGACTTTGACAACCGTGGCCCGCGTCGTGACTTTGACAACCGTGGCCCGCGTCGTGAGTGGAACCGTGATGACCGCCCGGCTCGTGATGACCGCGGCCCGCGCCGCGAGTGGAACCGTGACGAGCGTCCCACTCGTGATGACCGTGGTCCCCGTCGTGACTTCGACAACCGTGGCCCGCGTCGTGAGTGGAACCGTGACGACCGCCCGACCCGCGACTTCGACCGCAGCGCCCCGCGTCGCCACTGGGACCAGGACGACCGTCCCCGCCGTCGGGACGACGCCACCCAGGCCCGCAACAACCACGACTGGGAGCGTCGCGAGCGCCGCGACAACCGGCACTTCTCCGAGGACCGGGAGCGCACGCCATACTCCCCGTCTGTCGCTCCGGCACCCAAGGCCGCGGTCGTCCATGAGGGGCCCAACGAGTTCGGCGCCCTGGGCCTGAACCCTCAGCTGGTCGACAAGCTCACCGATCTCGGGCTGGTCAAGCCTTTCCCGATCCAGGCCGCGACGATCCCGGACGCGATGGCTGGCCGTGACCTGCTCGGGCGCGGACAGACTGGCTCGGGCAAGACCCTGGCCTTCGGCCTGCCCACCCTGCACCGCCTCGCGGAGGGTGAGCGCGCCAAGCCGCACAAGCCGCACGCGCTGATCGTGACCCCGACCCGGGAGCTGGCGATGCAGATCCTGGACGCGCTGCGTCCGCTGCTGTCGACCATGCGGCTGCGCCACCAGCTGGTGGCTGGCGGCATGTCCTACACGCCGCAGCTGCGCAGCCTGGAGCAGGGGGTTGACCTCCTGGTGGCCACCCCCGGCCGTCTCGCTGACCTGCTCGAGCGCGGCGCCGCCGACCTCTCCGAGGTCAAGATCACGGTGCTGGACGAGGCCGACCACATGGCCGAGATGGGCTTTGTCGAGGCCATCTCCGAGATCCTCGACCTGACCCCGAACGATGGTCAGCGGCTGCTCTTTTCGGCGACGTTGGACCACGGGGTCGACAAGATTGCCAAGAAGTATCTGCACGACCCGGTGACGCACGAGACGGACAGCGCGACCGCGAGCGTGTCGACCATGGAGCACCACGTCTTCGTGATCGACCCGCAGCACAAGAAGCCGGTGACCGCGACCATCGCCAACCGGCCCGGTCGCACCGTCGTCTTCGTCCGCACCAAGCTGGGTGCTGACCGCGTGGCGCTGCAGCTGCGGGAGTCCGGCGTCTTTGCCGCGGCCCTGCACGGTGGCCTGAACCAGGCCCAGCGCACCCGCGTCCTGGAGGCGTTCAAGTCCGGCGAGTTGCCGGTCCTGGTCGCCACCGACGTCGCGGCGCGTGGCATCCACGTGGATGACGTCTCGCTCGTCCTGCAGGCCGACCCGCCCGCGGACCACAAGGACTATCTGCACCGTTCCGGCCGCACCGCCCGCGCGGGCGAGGCCGGTCGGGTCGTGACCCTGGCCCTGCCGCACCAGCGCAAGCAGGTGCAGCGACTCCTCGACGCTGCCGGTGTCGACGCGTCGCCCACCAAGGTGACGCCGCGCGACTCAGAGGTCCTTGAGACCGCCGGCGGTCGTGAGCCCTCGTTCGAGGCGATCCCGCAGTCGCAGCTGGACAACCTGCTGCGTCCGCGCCGTCCGCAGGGTCGTGGCAACTACCGCGGCCGCCCGCAGCGTCGCAACGGTGGCTTCGACCGCGAGCGCGGTGCGCGCGTCGGTGGTGGCTACCGAGGGAACCGCGGAGACCGCTGA
- the gdhA gene encoding NADP-specific glutamate dehydrogenase, with protein MTRLDSALEPIYDQVLQRNPGETEFHQAVLEVLDSLGPVVRKHPAYGDARVIARLCEPERQIIFRVPWVDDKGRIEIFRGFRVEFNSALGPYKGGLRFHPSVLLGTVKFLGFEQIFKNALTGLPIGGAKGGSDFDPKDRSDMEIMRFCQSFMTELYRHIGEYTDVPAGDIGVGGREIGYLFGQYKRITNRYESAVLTGKGIGWGGSQVRREATGYGTAVFVEEMLRTKGGSFDGEKVVVSGSGNVAIYAMEKVHQLGGTVVACSDSSGYVYDERGIDVELLKDVKEVRRARISQYAEERGARFVAGGSIWDVPCRVALPCATQNELDGAGALALVRNGCVAVGEGANMPTTPEAVQVFREAGVLFAPGKAANAGGVATSALEMQQNASRDSWSFEHTEGRLEEIMRGIHERCAATADEYDVPGNYVLGANAAAFVQVAEAMLAQGVI; from the coding sequence ATGACCCGACTCGACAGTGCCCTCGAGCCGATCTACGACCAGGTCCTGCAGCGCAACCCCGGCGAGACCGAGTTCCACCAGGCCGTGCTCGAGGTGCTCGACAGTCTCGGGCCTGTGGTCCGCAAGCACCCGGCATACGGCGATGCCCGTGTCATTGCGCGGCTGTGCGAGCCGGAGCGGCAGATCATCTTCCGCGTGCCGTGGGTCGATGACAAGGGCCGGATCGAGATCTTCCGCGGGTTCCGGGTCGAGTTCAACTCGGCGCTCGGCCCCTACAAGGGCGGTCTGCGCTTCCACCCCAGCGTCCTGCTGGGCACGGTGAAGTTCCTCGGCTTCGAGCAGATCTTCAAGAACGCGCTGACCGGTCTGCCGATCGGCGGCGCCAAGGGCGGGTCCGACTTCGACCCCAAGGACCGCTCCGACATGGAGATCATGCGCTTCTGCCAGTCCTTCATGACCGAGCTCTACCGCCACATCGGCGAATACACCGACGTCCCCGCGGGGGACATCGGTGTCGGTGGCCGCGAGATCGGCTACCTTTTCGGCCAGTACAAGCGGATCACCAACCGCTACGAGTCGGCCGTGCTCACCGGCAAGGGCATCGGTTGGGGCGGCTCGCAGGTGCGTCGGGAGGCGACCGGCTACGGCACCGCCGTCTTCGTCGAGGAGATGCTCCGGACCAAGGGGGGCTCCTTCGACGGCGAGAAGGTCGTCGTCTCCGGCTCCGGCAACGTCGCGATCTATGCAATGGAGAAGGTGCACCAGTTGGGCGGCACCGTCGTGGCCTGCTCCGACTCCAGCGGCTACGTCTATGACGAGCGCGGCATCGACGTCGAGCTGCTCAAGGACGTCAAGGAGGTGCGTCGCGCACGGATCTCGCAGTATGCCGAGGAGCGCGGCGCCCGGTTCGTCGCCGGCGGCAGCATCTGGGACGTGCCCTGCAGGGTCGCGCTGCCCTGTGCCACCCAGAACGAGCTGGACGGGGCCGGTGCTCTGGCGCTGGTGCGCAACGGCTGCGTCGCGGTCGGCGAGGGCGCCAACATGCCCACCACCCCTGAGGCGGTCCAGGTCTTCCGCGAGGCCGGGGTGCTCTTTGCCCCGGGCAAGGCGGCTAACGCCGGTGGCGTGGCGACAAGTGCGCTGGAGATGCAGCAGAACGCCTCCCGGGACTCGTGGAGCTTCGAGCACACCGAGGGGCGTCTTGAGGAGATCATGCGCGGCATCCACGAGCGCTGCGCTGCAACGGCCGACGAGTATGACGTGCCCGGCAACTATGTGCTGGGGGCTAACGCGGCGGCCTTCGTCCAGGTCGCCGAGGCGATGCTCGCCCAGGGCGTGATCTGA
- a CDS encoding NADPH-dependent FMN reductase, translated as MTKIAIVTGSIRPGRQSLTVARWVKSFADQRTDAEFEIVDIADFQLPVWDEAVPPSMAPGTQPHSKAWSSRMDEFDGYIFVVSEYNHSITGALKNAIDYLKPELQNKAAGFVSYGSASGARAVEHLRGILSELQVAHVRNTVLLSLFADFENFSVFAPTEPAVASVDPMLDQVLTWTRAMEAVRAGQFTLAEVAA; from the coding sequence ATGACCAAGATCGCCATCGTCACCGGAAGCATCCGCCCAGGACGCCAGAGCCTGACCGTCGCACGCTGGGTCAAGTCGTTCGCCGACCAGCGCACCGACGCAGAGTTCGAGATCGTCGACATCGCCGACTTCCAGCTGCCGGTGTGGGACGAGGCAGTGCCGCCGTCGATGGCCCCCGGAACCCAGCCGCACAGCAAGGCCTGGTCCTCGCGCATGGATGAGTTCGACGGCTATATCTTCGTCGTCTCCGAATACAACCACTCGATCACTGGCGCTCTGAAGAACGCCATCGACTACCTCAAGCCCGAGTTGCAGAACAAGGCCGCAGGCTTCGTGTCCTATGGCTCGGCCAGCGGCGCACGCGCGGTCGAACACCTCCGCGGCATCCTGTCCGAGCTGCAGGTCGCGCACGTGCGCAACACCGTGCTGCTGTCCCTCTTTGCGGACTTCGAGAACTTCTCGGTCTTCGCTCCGACCGAGCCCGCGGTCGCGTCCGTCGACCCCATGCTCGACCAGGTGCTGACCTGGACCCGGGCGATGGAGGCCGTGCGCGCCGGGCAGTTCACCCTCGCCGAGGTGGCAGCCTGA
- a CDS encoding APC family permease produces MEDAVSEQALDRDSGEEQTELKRVLGPKLLLLFIVGDILGTGIYALTGKVAGEVGGAVWLPFLVAFTIAIITAFSYLELVTKYPRAGGAASFVHRAFEIHFITFLVTFTVMASGITSASTASRAFAENMFKGFNWFVGTNAEGDAVVSAGAISVGALGFILLVMAVNFRGVAESVKANVVLTLIELSGLLLVIFVGFWAVAGFSGAEVDFSRITVFESPSGKNAFMAVTAATGLAFFAMVGFEDSVNMAEETHEPSRIFPKVMLTGLLLTAAIYLLVSITAVALVPVGELSQGGTPLLTVVERGAPNLPIDTLYPFIAMFAVANSALINMMMASRLLYGMANQGVLPKPLGLVHKARQTPWAAIVFTTALAAGLILLVTSVSNLGDVTALLLLAVFSVVNVACLVLRKDTVEHQHFTAPTALPVIGALACAYMVGPWTGRDTSVYAIAGWLVVIGVALWVVTWFLNRALYAKPTRIKEPEDLGTGGPKV; encoded by the coding sequence ATGGAGGATGCCGTGAGTGAACAGGCGCTCGACCGTGACAGTGGTGAGGAACAGACCGAACTGAAGCGGGTGCTCGGGCCCAAGCTGCTGCTGCTCTTCATCGTCGGGGACATCCTCGGGACAGGCATCTATGCGCTGACCGGGAAGGTGGCAGGGGAGGTCGGCGGCGCGGTCTGGCTGCCCTTCCTGGTCGCCTTCACCATCGCGATCATCACTGCCTTCAGCTATCTGGAGCTGGTGACCAAATATCCCCGTGCGGGCGGCGCAGCCTCCTTCGTGCACCGTGCCTTCGAGATCCACTTCATCACGTTCCTGGTGACGTTCACGGTGATGGCCAGCGGCATCACGTCTGCATCCACGGCCTCGCGCGCCTTCGCCGAGAACATGTTCAAGGGGTTCAACTGGTTCGTCGGGACCAACGCGGAGGGCGACGCGGTGGTCAGCGCGGGTGCCATCAGCGTCGGCGCCCTCGGCTTCATCCTGCTCGTGATGGCGGTGAACTTCCGTGGCGTGGCGGAGTCGGTGAAGGCCAACGTGGTGCTGACCCTGATCGAGCTGTCCGGCCTGCTGCTGGTGATCTTCGTCGGGTTCTGGGCGGTCGCCGGCTTCTCCGGCGCGGAGGTCGACTTCTCCCGCATCACCGTCTTTGAGAGCCCCAGCGGCAAGAACGCCTTCATGGCGGTGACCGCGGCGACCGGCCTGGCGTTTTTTGCGATGGTCGGCTTCGAGGACTCGGTCAACATGGCTGAGGAGACCCACGAGCCGAGTCGCATCTTCCCCAAGGTGATGCTCACCGGGCTGCTGCTGACGGCGGCGATCTATCTGCTGGTGTCGATCACGGCGGTCGCGCTCGTCCCGGTGGGGGAGCTGTCCCAGGGTGGCACGCCGCTGCTGACGGTGGTCGAACGCGGCGCTCCCAACCTGCCGATCGACACGCTCTATCCGTTCATCGCGATGTTCGCCGTGGCCAACTCGGCCCTGATCAACATGATGATGGCCTCGCGACTGCTCTATGGCATGGCCAACCAAGGCGTGCTGCCCAAGCCGCTCGGCCTGGTGCACAAGGCCCGGCAGACCCCGTGGGCCGCGATCGTGTTCACCACAGCGCTGGCAGCCGGCCTGATCCTGCTGGTGACCTCGGTCTCCAACCTCGGCGACGTGACCGCGCTGCTGCTGCTCGCCGTCTTCTCCGTCGTCAACGTGGCCTGCCTCGTCCTGCGCAAGGACACCGTCGAGCACCAGCACTTCACCGCCCCCACCGCGTTGCCGGTGATCGGGGCGCTGGCTTGTGCCTACATGGTCGGGCCCTGGACGGGGCGCGACACCTCGGTCTATGCGATTGCCGGCTGGCTGGTCGTGATCGGCGTCGCGCTCTGGGTCGTGACCTGGTTCCTCAACCGGGCTCTGTATGCCAAGCCGACGCGGATCAAGGAGCCGGAGGACCTTGGCACGGGCGGTCCAAAGGTCTGA
- a CDS encoding DUF6318 family protein, translated as MKTTFVAACAAALLLAGCQGSSEPSAPPTSQDALTTTDPAPTTAAPPDDVEETSSSPAGDATETTEASGPPEMPDEAKEDSESGAEAFALHYLEVFNYAAMTPEAGHLEQLASDDCATCAGFESMIAKYIENDERAAGPIVTVDSARAQATGDTTVVFAEAVQTVPATLDAAGAVVTASAQPTSFTMVLTLTLDGQAWEVAEIQVQQ; from the coding sequence GTGAAGACCACGTTCGTTGCTGCCTGTGCCGCTGCCCTGCTCCTGGCTGGCTGCCAGGGTAGTTCTGAGCCGTCCGCGCCGCCGACCAGTCAGGACGCGCTGACGACGACGGACCCGGCACCCACGACGGCGGCGCCACCGGACGATGTCGAGGAGACGTCCTCGAGTCCAGCCGGGGATGCCACTGAGACGACGGAGGCCAGCGGTCCTCCCGAGATGCCCGACGAGGCGAAGGAGGATTCGGAGTCCGGCGCGGAAGCCTTCGCGCTGCACTATCTGGAGGTCTTCAACTACGCGGCTATGACTCCAGAAGCAGGACACCTTGAGCAACTCGCTTCGGACGACTGCGCCACATGCGCGGGCTTCGAATCCATGATCGCGAAGTACATCGAGAATGATGAGCGCGCCGCAGGACCAATCGTTACCGTCGATTCGGCGCGGGCACAGGCAACGGGTGACACGACTGTCGTCTTTGCAGAGGCCGTTCAGACTGTCCCTGCGACCCTCGATGCTGCTGGCGCGGTCGTGACCGCTTCAGCCCAGCCGACCTCCTTCACAATGGTCCTGACTCTCACGCTTGACGGTCAGGCATGGGAGGTTGCCGAGATTCAGGTACAGCAATGA
- a CDS encoding DedA family protein translates to MSDFFDSVNAAILAAADEPWLMALGFLLIVLDGIFPIVPSEALVMALAALDGPPALPLLVAVAALGAICGDNLAFAVGRLLGPGRFGRLQLRRMAIALDAGRRQLERRPATVILTGRFVPVGRVAVYLAAGASGYAHRRFLPVSIVGGVVWAFYMTGLGLLAGAWVDGNPLLGAVVGVLLSLLLGLVVDLVIRWRRRHRPPMPSTAPGS, encoded by the coding sequence ATGTCCGACTTCTTCGACTCCGTGAATGCGGCCATCCTGGCTGCCGCAGACGAACCGTGGCTGATGGCGCTGGGCTTTCTGCTCATCGTCCTTGACGGCATCTTCCCCATCGTCCCCAGTGAGGCTCTGGTCATGGCGCTGGCTGCGCTGGATGGACCTCCTGCGCTCCCGCTGCTGGTCGCCGTGGCGGCCCTCGGCGCAATCTGCGGGGACAACCTGGCCTTCGCGGTGGGTCGCCTGCTCGGTCCCGGCCGGTTCGGACGGCTGCAACTACGCCGTATGGCGATCGCCCTGGACGCAGGTCGGCGCCAGTTGGAGCGTCGGCCGGCCACGGTGATCCTCACCGGCCGTTTCGTCCCGGTCGGGCGGGTGGCGGTCTACCTGGCGGCCGGAGCCTCCGGCTACGCCCACCGCCGGTTCCTGCCGGTGAGCATCGTCGGCGGCGTCGTCTGGGCGTTCTATATGACCGGGCTCGGCCTGCTCGCCGGCGCCTGGGTCGACGGCAACCCGCTGCTCGGGGCGGTGGTGGGCGTGCTGCTGTCCCTGCTCCTCGGCCTTGTCGTCGACCTCGTGATCCGGTGGCGCCGGCGCCACCGCCCGCCGATGCCCTCGACCGCCCCAGGCAGCTGA
- a CDS encoding GTP pyrophosphokinase encodes MMEYKFGMDEIETKISILQEEFTHLHDYNPIEHVLTRLKTPESILEKVRRRGLDPSFEAIRDNITDVAGVRVTCSFVRDVYQVYDMLSSQPDLEVLSVKDYIEHPKENGYRSLHGLVRVPVHLSDRVVPVTVELQLRTVAMDFWASLEHKIYYKYRDSVPEDLLIQLQDAARTAADLDDRMERLHVKTHGEFVDRDRLGPSDQVVRQLQALRESKVRDRFA; translated from the coding sequence ATGATGGAATACAAGTTCGGCATGGACGAGATCGAGACCAAGATCTCGATCCTGCAGGAGGAGTTCACCCATCTGCACGACTACAACCCGATCGAGCACGTCCTGACCCGGCTGAAGACGCCCGAGTCGATCCTGGAGAAGGTGCGGCGGCGCGGGCTGGATCCATCGTTCGAGGCGATCCGGGACAACATCACTGACGTCGCGGGTGTGCGCGTGACCTGCAGCTTTGTCCGGGACGTCTATCAGGTCTATGACATGTTGTCCTCGCAGCCGGACCTTGAGGTGCTGTCGGTGAAGGACTACATCGAGCACCCGAAGGAGAACGGCTATCGCAGCCTGCACGGACTGGTGCGGGTGCCCGTCCACCTCTCCGACCGGGTCGTGCCGGTGACGGTGGAGCTGCAGCTGCGCACGGTCGCGATGGACTTCTGGGCGAGCCTGGAGCACAAGATTTACTACAAGTATCGCGACTCCGTCCCCGAGGACCTGCTGATCCAGCTGCAGGACGCTGCCCGGACCGCGGCCGACCTGGATGATCGCATGGAGCGGCTTCACGTCAAGACCCACGGAGAGTTCGTCGACCGGGACCGCCTCGGGCCCTCGGACCAGGTAGTCCGACAGTTGCAGGCGCTGCGTGAGTCGAAGGTGAGGGACCGCTTCGCCTAG